Proteins encoded by one window of Cuniculiplasma divulgatum:
- a CDS encoding TIGR01777 family oxidoreductase: MENKKVMLIGATGSIGKRLYNSLKEKNYDLYVVSRNTQRAMEILPGAVSYIEYNINRPDELSEFMNGIKGVVNLSGAPIFSKWRGDYEKEVVDSRVKGTRYIVEAIGKCSIKPEVLINGSAAGIYGYSENVAATESSPEGKDFWANLVSNWEREAYRAKDFGVRVVTVRTTLVLENGEGALAALVPYFLKGLGGYVRPGSQIFPWVHMDDEIGIITSAIENPNFSGPINSVGGNCTSRIFSESVGKALKKKSGLPIPGFIIKSLFGKASDLVLKSQLIKSEKIESLGYKIKFSDINIAMEDILKKKVN; this comes from the coding sequence ATGGAAAATAAAAAAGTTATGTTAATTGGAGCTACAGGTTCCATAGGGAAAAGGCTCTACAATTCACTTAAGGAGAAGAATTATGATTTGTATGTGGTTTCAAGGAATACTCAGAGAGCCATGGAAATATTACCGGGTGCTGTAAGCTATATAGAATACAACATAAACAGACCAGATGAACTCTCTGAATTCATGAACGGAATAAAAGGTGTGGTAAATCTCTCGGGAGCTCCTATTTTTTCAAAGTGGAGAGGAGATTATGAGAAAGAGGTAGTAGATAGCAGGGTAAAGGGAACCAGATACATAGTTGAAGCAATAGGAAAATGCAGTATAAAGCCAGAAGTACTAATAAATGGATCTGCGGCTGGCATATATGGATATTCAGAAAATGTTGCAGCAACAGAAAGCTCTCCCGAGGGGAAAGACTTCTGGGCAAACCTTGTATCCAACTGGGAAAGGGAAGCATATAGAGCGAAGGATTTTGGTGTTAGAGTTGTAACTGTAAGAACAACCCTGGTACTTGAAAATGGCGAAGGAGCACTGGCCGCATTAGTGCCATATTTCTTAAAGGGTCTGGGAGGATATGTAAGACCTGGTAGCCAGATATTCCCATGGGTTCACATGGATGATGAGATTGGAATTATAACATCCGCAATTGAAAACCCTAACTTCTCAGGTCCAATAAACAGTGTAGGAGGTAACTGTACGTCCAGAATATTCTCTGAAAGTGTAGGAAAGGCACTTAAGAAAAAGTCTGGTCTGCCTATTCCAGGTTTTATCATAAAATCTCTCTTCGGTAAAGCTTCAGATCTTGTCCTAAAAAGTCAGCTAATAAAATCAGAAAAAATAGAATCTCTTGGTTATAAAATTAAATTTTCAGACATCAACATAGCAATGGAGGATATCCTGAAGAAAAAAGTTAATTGA
- a CDS encoding thiolase family protein: protein MKRELKEAYVIENLRTPFGRRNGYFRNTHPVNLLGNLARELLLRLDIEASSVDDFIVGSVDQFGEQSANIARNAWLSAGLPETVPGVTVDRQCGSSLQSVQFGYSGIESGIYDLVLAGGVESMTRVPMFSSIKSDSTPMTSELKKRYPVDDEWFSQARAASIVAEKYGITREEMDTFSLESHRKAYSKSRETKSEIFPLMGMDRDGNSKVMDRDEGVRTDSTIEKLSGLKNAFDGVENITAGNSSQISDGASLTLIASEQKAEQLNLNKRAKLKSFTVAGVNPVEMLTGPIDVTKRILKKEGLTINDFDYFEVNEAFASVVLAWIKSTGANPDKVNVNGGAIAIGHPLGATGSRLVGTMVNVLENRKASRGLIAICEGGGMANGVVVERIE, encoded by the coding sequence GTGAAGAGAGAATTAAAGGAAGCTTATGTAATTGAAAATTTGAGAACGCCATTCGGGAGGAGAAACGGATACTTCAGGAACACACACCCTGTCAATCTTCTTGGAAATTTGGCCCGTGAGTTGCTTTTGAGGTTGGATATAGAAGCCTCCAGCGTTGATGATTTTATAGTTGGAAGCGTAGATCAATTTGGTGAACAGTCAGCAAACATAGCCAGAAACGCCTGGCTATCAGCAGGTCTCCCAGAAACTGTCCCAGGTGTTACAGTAGATAGACAGTGTGGTTCAAGCCTACAATCCGTACAGTTTGGTTACAGTGGAATCGAATCTGGAATTTATGATCTTGTGCTTGCAGGTGGAGTTGAATCGATGACGAGGGTACCAATGTTTTCTAGCATTAAGAGTGATTCAACACCCATGACCAGTGAACTCAAGAAAAGATATCCTGTAGATGATGAATGGTTCAGCCAGGCCAGAGCAGCATCAATTGTTGCCGAAAAATATGGTATAACGAGGGAAGAGATGGATACCTTCAGTCTTGAGAGTCACAGGAAAGCTTATTCAAAATCCAGAGAGACAAAATCCGAAATTTTCCCATTAATGGGAATGGATAGGGATGGAAATAGTAAGGTTATGGACCGGGATGAGGGTGTGAGAACGGATAGCACCATCGAAAAGCTATCAGGATTGAAGAACGCATTTGATGGTGTTGAGAATATCACTGCTGGAAACTCCAGTCAAATATCTGATGGGGCATCCCTCACCCTCATTGCTTCGGAGCAGAAAGCTGAACAGCTAAATCTGAATAAAAGGGCAAAGCTAAAATCCTTTACCGTTGCCGGAGTGAATCCAGTTGAAATGTTAACAGGGCCGATTGATGTTACAAAGAGAATACTTAAGAAAGAGGGTCTTACAATAAACGACTTTGACTATTTTGAAGTTAATGAGGCTTTTGCTTCCGTTGTACTTGCATGGATTAAGTCTACAGGTGCTAACCCGGATAAGGTCAATGTCAATGGAGGGGCAATAGCCATAGGTCACCCACTGGGAGCTACCGGTTCTAGACTTGTGGGGACAATGGTTAACGTTCTTGAAAATAGAAAAGCCAGTAGAGGTCTCATTGCCATATGTGAGGGCGGAGGTATGGCAAATGGAGTTGTGGTGGAAAGGATAGAATGA